A portion of the Equus quagga isolate Etosha38 chromosome 17, UCLA_HA_Equagga_1.0, whole genome shotgun sequence genome contains these proteins:
- the RAPSN gene encoding 43 kDa receptor-associated protein of the synapse, translating to MGQDQTKQQIEKGLQLYQSNQTEKALQVWIKVLEKSSDLVGRFRVLGCLVTAHSEMGRYKEMLKFAVVQIDTARELEDANFLLESYLNLARSNEKLCEFHKTISYCKTCLGLPGTRAGAQLGGQVSLSMGNAFLGLSLFQKALESFEKALRYAHNNDDTMLECRVCCSLGSFYAQVKDYEKALFFPCKAAELVNDYGKGWSLKYRAMSQYHMAVAYRLLGHLGSAMECCEESMKIALQHGDRPLQALCLLCFADIHRSRGDLETAFPRYDSAMSIMTEIGNRLGQVQVLLGVAKCWVARKALDKALDAIERAQDLAEEVGNKLSQLKLHCLSESIYRSKGLQRELRAHVVRFHECVEESELYCGLCGESIGERNSRLQALPCSHIFHLRCLQNNGTRSCPNCRRSSMKPGFV from the exons ATGGGGCAGGACCAGACAAAGCAGCAGATCGAGAAGGGGCTCCAGCTGTACCAGTCTAACCAGACAGAGAAGGCGCTGCAGGTGTGGATAAAGGTGCTGGAGAAGAGCTCGGACCTCGTGGGGCGCTTTCGCGTGCTGGGCTGCCTGGTCACGGCCCACTCGGAGATGGGCCGCTACAAGGAGATGCTGAAG TTTGCTGTAGTGCAGATCGACACGGCCCGGGAGCTGGAGGACGCCAACTTCCTCCTGGAGAGCTATCTGAACCTGGCACGCAGCAACGAGAAGCTGTGCGAGTTCCACAAGACCATCTCCTACTGCAAGACCTGCCTCGGCCTGCCTGGCACCAGGGCGGGCGCCCAGCTCGGAGGCCAGGTCAGCCTGAGCATGGGCAAtgccttcctgggcctcagcctctTCCAGAAGGCCCTGGAGAGCTTCGAGAAAGCCCTGCGCTATGCCCACAACAACGACGACACCATGCTCGAGTGCCGCGTCTGCTGCAGCCTGGGCAGCTTCTATGCCCAGGTCAAG GACTACGAGAAAGCTCTCTTCTTCCCCTGCAAGGCCGCGGAGCTCGTCAATGACTACGGCAAAGGCTGGAGCCTCAAGTACCGGGCCATGAGCCAGTACCACATGGCCGTGGCCTATCGCCTGCTGGGCCACCTGGGCAGTGCCATGGAGTGTTGCGAG GAGTCTATGAAGATTGCACTGCAGCACGGGGACCGGCCACTACAGGCcctctgcctgctctgctttgctgACATCCACCGGAGCCGTGGGGACCTGGAG ACGGCCTTCCCCAGGTACGACTCCGCCATGAGCATCATGACCGAGATCGGAAACCGCCTGGGGCAGGTGCAGGTGCTGCTGGGTGTGGCCAAATGCTGGGTGGCCAGGAAGGCACTGGACAAG GCTCTGGATGCCATCGAGAGAGCCCAGGACCTGGCCGAGGAGGTGGGGAACAAG CTGAGCCAGCTCAAGCTGCACTGCCTGAGCGAGAGCATCTACCGCAGCAAGGGGCTGCAGCGGGAGCTGCGTGCGCACGTCGTGCGCTTCCACGAGTGCGTGGAGGAGAGCGAGCTCTACTGCGGCCTGTGCGGCGAGTCCATAGGCGAGAGGAATAGCCGGCTGcaggccctgccctgctcccacaTCTTCCACCTCCG GTGCCTGCAGAACAACGGGACACGGAGCTGCCCCAACTGCCGCCGCTCGTCCATGAAGCCTGGCTTTGTGTGA